A window from Primulina eburnea isolate SZY01 chromosome 2, ASM2296580v1, whole genome shotgun sequence encodes these proteins:
- the LOC140823409 gene encoding transcription termination factor MTEF18, mitochondrial, translated as MLLRLATGTIAATTTVFSVFTITVSRHFSTNSTLPKPFSNFPWRHRSKVIQEAQTALIDYLHTTRSMPFVYAENIATSSPHSLCKIVSKIPFSPSTFSKTFQRFLRYHPVNELDIFLESIGLNVDENGNHLSCLLAKNFFLSDCKQFDSACALAGIGFPWCKLGLLCREECLILDFDKCVLKRRFNDIKDGYGLSSVNVIGICLVWPRVLSGEMDDLLKDMKIAFVDYGLAGSVEDTVDAMLEVCRKIRVIYDLGCEYGNVGELIGKSKRVLVDYSEEALVRKIEYFCKLNVRKNEIGLFLLSRNEIFGFDMEKRVISVKGFLEHFGLRGKDLTSLEQKYPHVFGRNKIANLPNVMRSLDLGEWFFEKMKNGDHSLFGTYTLRHSEEGLDEIYENNLIKIQAKRTHFHSMGKLNFLHSIGFGENKFAVKAFVQLNSSGNQLQQRFNYLLNCGIEYSSLCSMVKHANILNQQETVLKQKLDFLCRDMGSSFQYLDIFPGYLCYDLEKRIRPRYELHKWLVEEGFCEKDYSISTIVATSEKTFNARISRICSDKVSKELINQRLQATCLWNSVP; from the coding sequence ATGCTCCTCCGGCTCGCTACCGGCACCATCGCCGCCACGACCACCGTTTTCTCCGTCTTCACCATTACAGTGTCTCGCCACTTCTCCACCAACTCGACGCTGCCGAAACCCTTCTCAAATTTCCCGTGGAGGCACAGGTCTAAAGTCATTCAAGAAGCACAAACAGCCCTAATCGACTACCTGCACACAACTCGCTCCATGCCCTTCGTCTACGCGGAGAATATAGCCACTAGTTCCCCTCATTCTCTCTGTAAAATTGTCTCCAAAATTCCCTTTTCACCTTCTACTTTCTCCAAGACATTTCAGCGTTTCCTCAGGTACCATCCCGTTAATGAGCTTGATATTTTCTTGGAAAGTATTGGCTTAAATGTTGATGAAAATGGAAATCATCTATCTTGTTTGCTTGCTAAGAACTTCTTTCTTTCTGATTGTAAGCAATTTGATTCTGCTTGTGCTCTTGCGGGGATTGGTTTTCCTTGGTGTAAACTTGGTTTGTTGTGTAGAGAGGAATGCTTGATCTTGGATTTCGATAAATGTGTTTTGAAAAGGAGGTTTAATGATATTAAAGATGGTTATGGGCTTAGTAGTGTTAATGTGATTGGTATTTGCTTGGTGTGGCCTCGAGTTTTGTCTGGTGAGATGGATGATTTGTTGAAGGATATGAAAATTGCGTTTGTTGATTATGGTCTAGCTGGTTCTGTGGAGGATACCGTGGATGCTATGCTCGAGGTTTGCAGAAAAATTCGGGTGATTTATGACTTGGGTTGTGAATATGGAAATGTTGGTGAGCTGATAGGGAAGAGTAAAAGGGTTCTTGTTGATTACTCAGAAGAGGCTTTGGTAAGAAAGATAGAATATTTTTGTAAACTGAATGTTAGGAAGAATGAAATTGGGCTCTTTCTTCTCTCTAGAAATGAAATTTTCGGTTTTGATATGGAGAAGCGGGTGATTTCGGTGAAGGGATTTTTGGAGCACTTTGGATTGAGAGGAAAGGATTTGACATCTCTTGAGCAGAAGTACCCTCATGTTTTTGGTAGGAATAAAATAGCGAATCTGCCCAATGTCATGAGGTCATTAGATCTTGGGGAGTGGTTCTTTGAGAAAATGAAAAATGGGGATCATTCTTTGTTTGGTACCTACACTCTTCGCCATTCAGAAGAGGGCTTGGACGAGATCTATGAAAACAACTTGATAAAAATACAAGCTAAAAGAACGCACTTCCATTCAATGGGTAAGCTGAATTTCCTTCATAGCATAGGGTTTGGAGAGAATAAGTTTGCGGTGAAAGCCTTTGTTCAATTAAACAGCAGCGGCAACCAACTTCAGCAACGGTTTAATTATCTTCTTAACTGTGGAATCGAATATTCTAGCCTTTGTTCAATGGTGAAGCACGCTAATATTCTTAACCAGCAAGAAACAGTTCTTAAACAAAAGCTTGATTTCCTTTGCAGAGATATGGGATCCTCTTTTCAGTATCTCGATATTTTCCCAGGATATCTGTGTTACGACTTAGAGAAAAGAATCAGACCGAGATATGAATTACATAAGTGGCTTGTGGAAGAGGGCTTTTGTGAAAAAGATTATTCCATCTCAACCATAGTAGCCACGAGTGAGAAAACATTTAATGCTCGAATTTCTCGTATCTGCAGCGACAAAGTTTCCAAAGAGCTCATTAATCAGAGATTGCAAGCAACCTGCCTCTGGAATTCAGTCCCTTAA
- the LOC140823410 gene encoding actin-related protein 2/3 complex subunit 5A isoform X1 → MAEFAEADNTEAIITRIEHKSRKIESLLKQYKPVEALKTALEGSPPKTKDERCKSANWIVVHRAIMAIKDVDNLFSSLDPEYYDILMKYLYRGLSTGDRPTCDQCLRIHEKLTERAGLGCILRSLADKVNTV, encoded by the exons ATGGCGGAATTTGCGGAAGCAGATAACACGGAAGCCATCATCACCAGAATCGAGCACAAGTCTCGCAAAATCGAAAGCTTACTCAAACA GTATAAACCAGTGGAAGCTTTGAAGACAGCTCTCGAAGGGTCTCCTCCCAAGACCAAGGACGAGCGTTGTAAG TCTGCGAATTGGATAGTGGTGCATCGGGCGATAATGGCAATAAAAGATGTGGATAACTTGTTCTCTTCTCTCGATCCCGAGTACTATGACATTCTAATGAA atatttATATCGAGGTTTGTCCACTGGAGATCGACCCACCTGCGATCAATGCTTAAGAATTCACGAAAAACTGACGGAGAGAGCTGGTTTGGGATGCATTTTGCGATCTCTCGCTGACAAAGTAAACACTGTTTAG
- the LOC140823410 gene encoding actin-related protein 2/3 complex subunit 5A isoform X2, translated as MAEFAEADNTEAIITRIEHKSRKIESLLKQYKPVEALKTALEGSPPKTKDERCKSANWIVVHRAIMAIKDVDNLFSSLDPEYYDILMKMKFILEKRVIIPLRVDN; from the exons ATGGCGGAATTTGCGGAAGCAGATAACACGGAAGCCATCATCACCAGAATCGAGCACAAGTCTCGCAAAATCGAAAGCTTACTCAAACA GTATAAACCAGTGGAAGCTTTGAAGACAGCTCTCGAAGGGTCTCCTCCCAAGACCAAGGACGAGCGTTGTAAG TCTGCGAATTGGATAGTGGTGCATCGGGCGATAATGGCAATAAAAGATGTGGATAACTTGTTCTCTTCTCTCGATCCCGAGTACTATGACATTCTAATGAA AATGAAATTTATTCTTGAAAAGAGAGTCATTATTCCTTTACGAGTTGATAATTGA
- the LOC140823410 gene encoding actin-related protein 2/3 complex subunit 5A isoform X3, giving the protein MAEFAEADNTEAIITRIEHKSRKIESLLKQYKPVEALKTALEGSPPKTKDERCKSANWIVVHRAIMAIKDVDNLFSSLDPEYYDILMKFAWEYLVLRIY; this is encoded by the exons ATGGCGGAATTTGCGGAAGCAGATAACACGGAAGCCATCATCACCAGAATCGAGCACAAGTCTCGCAAAATCGAAAGCTTACTCAAACA GTATAAACCAGTGGAAGCTTTGAAGACAGCTCTCGAAGGGTCTCCTCCCAAGACCAAGGACGAGCGTTGTAAG TCTGCGAATTGGATAGTGGTGCATCGGGCGATAATGGCAATAAAAGATGTGGATAACTTGTTCTCTTCTCTCGATCCCGAGTACTATGACATTCTAATGAA ATTTGCCTGGGAGTATCTTGTCTTGAGGATTTATTGA